Genomic DNA from Pseudomonas sp. CCC3.1:
GGCTTGCAGGCTCAGCAAACCATCGATTTTCTGGTTGCCCACCAACAGCGCAGCGGCAGCCATCAACTCACCCAACAACTGCTGGACCGGCTGTGGATAGGCATGTTTGGCCAACACGTCAGCGTAGCTGTGCTCCAGCGAAGCCAGCTCGCCACGGGCATCGCTGGTGTCGAACATGAAGCGTTGTGTGGCATCTTTTTTAAGCAGATCGGACATAAGAATAGGTTCTGAATTAGTTACTGAATGTGTTCAGGTCGTTGATACGGCGCACTGGCAATACGCTGACAGGCCACAAGCTAATGAACGTATATGGCGCCATACAGGGGCGGTTACAAGTCATGCGCCCGCAGATGCGACATACGGCCGGTGAAAAACCCGAAATGCCTCACTCCACGCCGCTCACATCATGAAACTGATGCAGTTGGCGGCGTTGCTTTTTAGTCGGTTTGCCATCGGTGCTAATCCCCATCGCCCCGGCCTTGCGTAATGCGGCCGCGTTTTCACGCTTGGCAATGCTTTGTTCGGTTTCGGCGTACAGCGTTTGCGCTTCTGGGGCGCCGCGACGCACGACTGACAGGGCTTTGACTGCCACGGTGCGCTCTTCTAGCCCGACCCGGATTTGCAGTTCATCGCCGACGCGCGGCTCTTTGCTCGGTTTGCAGCGCTCGCCCCGACAGTGAACCTTGCCGCTTTCAATCGCGGCCTTGGCCAACGCTCGGGTTTTGTAAAAACGTGCAGCCCATAGCCACTTATCCAAACGGATTTTGTCGTCCTCTGCTTGTTTCTGCGCCATTGGAGCACCTCTTCGATTAAATACTCAGAACTGTACTACTACTTTTGATGAGCAAAGGAAGGAACCTCCCCGATAGAATGCCAGCCTGCTGAAAGACTGCGGCTTAAAACACCGCACAGGGTACACGTAGAAAACTGTCGCATTTACCGGATATTCTGCGTAAACA
This window encodes:
- a CDS encoding RNA-binding S4 domain-containing protein, encoding MAQKQAEDDKIRLDKWLWAARFYKTRALAKAAIESGKVHCRGERCKPSKEPRVGDELQIRVGLEERTVAVKALSVVRRGAPEAQTLYAETEQSIAKRENAAALRKAGAMGISTDGKPTKKQRRQLHQFHDVSGVE